Proteins found in one Streptococcus mitis genomic segment:
- a CDS encoding type I restriction-modification system subunit M, whose translation MSQTDLSRELYQSLWNAADILRGQMEANEYKSYLLGLIFYKYLSDNILQSVCDNLDETFESFQQAQLLYEENFADADVSEDLIEVLNDDLGYVIEPSLTFTKLVQSIHEGTFQLESLAQSFRDIEQANEKFENLFEDIDLYAKKLGNTPQKQNKTISEVMKQLNDLNVSGHAGDILGDAYEYLIGQFASDSGKKAGEFYTPQAVSHLMTQIVFAGREHQKGMSVYDPTMGSGSLLLNAKRYSKEASTISYYGQELITSTFNLARMNMMLHGVAIENYHLSNHDTLDEDWPTTEPTDFDGVLMNPPYSLKWSADSGFLQDPRFSSYGVLAPKSKADFAFLLHGFYHLKHNGVMAIVLPHGVLFRGAAEQKIRQHLLEEGAIDTVIGLPANIFYNTSIPTTIIILKKNRTNKDVFFIDASKEFEKGKNQNNMTEDHIAKILETYQKRENVEKFAHLASFEEIVENDYNLNIPRYVDTFEEEPVVPLADLADQLAEIDKEIGEVEARLAHMRSQLVGTTPEAQAELTAYLEKLKEI comes from the coding sequence ATGTCACAAACAGATTTATCAAGAGAACTCTACCAATCCCTCTGGAATGCCGCGGATATCCTGCGTGGCCAGATGGAAGCCAATGAATACAAGTCCTACCTCTTGGGCCTGATTTTCTACAAGTACCTATCCGACAACATCCTCCAATCCGTCTGTGATAACTTGGACGAGACCTTTGAGTCCTTCCAGCAAGCGCAGCTTCTCTACGAGGAAAACTTTGCGGATGCAGATGTCAGTGAAGACCTCATCGAGGTCTTAAATGACGATCTGGGCTATGTGATTGAGCCTTCTCTAACCTTTACCAAGCTGGTTCAGTCTATCCATGAAGGAACCTTCCAGCTAGAATCCCTAGCCCAAAGTTTCCGTGATATCGAGCAGGCCAATGAAAAATTTGAAAATCTTTTCGAAGATATCGACCTCTATGCCAAAAAACTAGGCAACACCCCACAAAAGCAAAATAAAACCATCTCTGAGGTTATGAAACAGCTCAACGACCTCAATGTGTCTGGTCATGCTGGTGATATCTTGGGTGATGCTTATGAGTACTTGATTGGCCAGTTTGCTAGTGATTCTGGGAAAAAGGCTGGAGAGTTCTATACACCTCAAGCAGTCTCTCACCTCATGACTCAGATTGTCTTTGCAGGGCGTGAGCATCAAAAGGGCATGTCGGTTTACGACCCGACCATGGGTTCTGGTTCCCTCTTGCTCAATGCCAAGCGCTATAGTAAGGAAGCTTCGACGATTTCTTACTACGGTCAAGAGTTGATTACTTCGACCTTCAACCTTGCTCGTATGAACATGATGCTTCATGGAGTTGCGATTGAGAACTATCACCTCAGCAACCACGATACCCTAGACGAAGATTGGCCGACGACGGAGCCGACAGACTTTGATGGGGTTTTGATGAATCCACCTTATTCACTGAAGTGGTCAGCAGATAGTGGCTTCCTGCAAGATCCTCGTTTTTCAAGTTATGGGGTTCTGGCACCTAAGTCAAAAGCAGATTTTGCCTTCCTTCTTCACGGTTTTTACCACCTCAAGCATAATGGAGTTATGGCCATCGTCCTCCCTCACGGAGTTCTCTTCCGAGGAGCAGCCGAGCAAAAGATTCGCCAGCATCTGCTAGAAGAAGGCGCTATTGATACAGTTATCGGCTTGCCGGCAAATATCTTCTACAACACCTCTATTCCGACAACCATTATTATCCTTAAAAAGAATCGCACCAATAAGGATGTCTTCTTTATCGATGCCTCAAAAGAGTTTGAAAAAGGGAAAAATCAAAACAATATGACCGAAGATCATATTGCCAAGATTTTAGAGACCTATCAAAAACGCGAGAATGTCGAGAAGTTTGCCCATCTAGCCAGCTTTGAAGAGATTGTCGAAAATGACTACAACCTCAACATTCCACGCTATGTCGATACCTTTGAGGAAGAACCAGTTGTTCCCCTAGCCGACCTCGCCGACCAGCTCGCAGAGATTGATAAAGAGATTGGAGAAGTCGAAGCCAGACTCGCACACATGCGCAGCCAGCTAGTAGGCACAACACCAGAAGCCCAAGCAGAATTAACCGCCTATCTCGAAAAGTTGAAAGAGATTTAG
- a CDS encoding toxic anion resistance protein, giving the protein MTEFNFDIDQIANNTVAKVDKTTQIIETNTGSDQTLTFLEKLSPEQQEGIKAHVPQLVDQFVTNQNALLDFGQSAVEGVNNTVNRILSEQKKLQIPQVDDLLKNTNRELQGFVAKYKNAEIAELEEKPNFLQRLFNKSKNTLQEFYFDSKTVEQKLDGMAAAVVKQEDVLARNIVSAEMLIEDNTKSIENLVGVISFIEASQTEAGKRAAELKAQVDQLDTSTVEYQTKSQELARMAEVVNTLEQQHTEYVSRLYVAWATTPQMRNLVKVSSDMRQKLGMLRRNTIPTMKLSIAQLGILQQSMKSGVVADAIVNANNAALQMLAETSKEVIPQMERIAQSPTVAVESVTKLAESLVAQNQGIVAAIELGRQKRAQLETTIVKSAEMINDSVKLRDEKIVQALLEQGKAAQKEVQE; this is encoded by the coding sequence ATGACAGAATTTAATTTTGATATTGACCAGATTGCTAATAATACCGTAGCTAAGGTGGATAAAACAACTCAAATCATCGAGACCAATACTGGCTCAGACCAGACCTTGACCTTCCTTGAAAAGTTGAGCCCTGAGCAGCAAGAGGGGATCAAGGCGCACGTGCCCCAGTTGGTAGACCAGTTTGTCACCAATCAAAATGCTCTCTTAGATTTTGGACAATCTGCTGTAGAAGGTGTGAACAATACAGTCAATCGTATCTTGTCAGAACAAAAGAAACTGCAGATTCCCCAAGTGGATGATCTACTCAAGAACACCAACCGTGAGTTGCAAGGCTTTGTAGCCAAATACAAGAATGCTGAAATTGCTGAGTTAGAAGAGAAGCCAAACTTTTTGCAACGATTGTTTAACAAGAGCAAGAATACGTTACAGGAATTTTACTTTGACTCAAAAACAGTGGAGCAAAAACTGGATGGTATGGCTGCCGCAGTGGTCAAGCAAGAAGATGTCTTAGCTCGAAATATCGTTTCAGCTGAGATGTTGATTGAGGACAATACCAAATCCATTGAAAATCTAGTGGGAGTGATTTCCTTTATCGAAGCCAGCCAGACAGAAGCTGGCAAGCGCGCTGCAGAACTGAAAGCTCAAGTTGACCAACTCGATACAAGTACGGTAGAATACCAGACTAAATCTCAAGAATTGGCCCGCATGGCTGAAGTGGTCAATACCCTCGAACAACAGCACACTGAGTATGTCAGCCGTCTCTATGTTGCCTGGGCAACAACACCTCAGATGCGCAATCTTGTGAAGGTATCATCTGATATGCGCCAAAAATTGGGCATGCTTCGTCGCAATACGATTCCAACAATGAAGCTTTCCATTGCCCAACTGGGTATTTTGCAACAATCAATGAAATCAGGTGTCGTGGCAGATGCCATTGTCAATGCCAATAATGCTGCTCTTCAGATGCTAGCTGAGACCAGCAAGGAAGTGATTCCGCAGATGGAACGAATTGCCCAAAGCCCGACAGTCGCTGTCGAATCGGTTACTAAACTGGCTGAAAGTCTGGTCGCTCAAAACCAAGGTATCGTCGCAGCTATTGAATTGGGTCGTCAGAAACGTGCCCAACTAGAAACAACCATCGTCAAATCCGCAGAAATGATTAACGATTCTGTCAAACTACGCGATGAGAAAATCGTCCAAGCTCTTCTAGAACAAGGCAAGGCCGCCCAGAAAGAAGTACAAGAATAA
- a CDS encoding restriction endonuclease subunit S — MTKKPSYRFAGYIEPWAEKKLGVVAEFTKGKGYSKGDLEISGVPIILYGRLYTNYQTIIDDIDTYVTMKENSVLSEGNEIIVPSSGESSEEISRASVVSKSGVILGGDLNIIKLNATFSSVFVAITLSNGAQQKELSKRAQGKSVVHLHNSDLKEVNLSFPSLPEQTAIGSFFQDIDQLISLQQRKLEVLKEQKKTYLKLLFPAKGQTKPALRFAGFEDDWKEVKLGEIGVTKSGVGFPDSEQGGVKGIPFYKVSDMNNIGNEIEMVTSNNYVTQDQIDSRKWKVIDTVPAIMFAKVGAALLLNRKRLIREPFLIDNNTMVYIPSVYWDVMFCKILFDTLNLSKYSQVGALPSYNGSDIEAIQVSIPTLPEQEAIGSFFQDLDKAIAKQEEKVNQLKESKQTLLRKMFI, encoded by the coding sequence ATGACAAAGAAACCAAGTTATCGCTTTGCGGGATATATCGAACCTTGGGCTGAGAAGAAGTTGGGAGTAGTAGCAGAATTTACAAAAGGGAAAGGATACTCTAAGGGAGATTTAGAAATATCTGGTGTTCCTATCATTTTATATGGACGTCTATATACAAATTACCAAACTATAATCGATGATATTGATACTTATGTTACTATGAAGGAGAACTCTGTTTTGAGTGAGGGGAATGAAATAATAGTACCGTCTTCTGGTGAAAGCTCAGAAGAAATATCAAGAGCTTCGGTTGTTTCGAAAAGTGGTGTGATATTGGGAGGAGATTTAAATATTATTAAGCTTAATGCTACATTTTCATCTGTATTCGTAGCTATAACATTATCTAATGGGGCTCAACAAAAGGAACTATCTAAAAGGGCACAAGGTAAATCTGTAGTACATTTGCATAACTCAGATTTAAAAGAAGTCAATCTATCTTTCCCCTCCCTCCCCGAGCAAACTGCTATTGGTTCTTTCTTCCAAGATATTGACCAGCTCATTAGCCTTCAACAGCGTAAGTTAGAGGTGCTCAAAGAGCAGAAGAAAACCTACCTCAAACTCCTCTTCCCAGCCAAAGGACAAACCAAACCAGCCCTTCGCTTCGCAGGATTTGAAGATGACTGGAAGGAAGTAAAGTTGGGGGAAATTGGTGTAACAAAGTCTGGAGTTGGATTCCCAGATAGCGAACAAGGCGGAGTGAAAGGAATTCCTTTTTATAAAGTTTCTGATATGAATAATATCGGGAATGAGATTGAGATGGTAACTTCAAATAACTATGTAACTCAAGATCAAATAGATTCTCGAAAATGGAAGGTAATTGATACTGTACCAGCAATTATGTTTGCTAAAGTAGGAGCCGCGTTATTGTTAAATCGAAAGCGCCTAATTAGGGAACCGTTTCTAATTGATAATAATACTATGGTTTATATTCCATCAGTATATTGGGATGTTATGTTTTGCAAGATTTTATTTGATACACTTAACTTATCGAAATACTCTCAAGTAGGTGCTTTACCGTCATACAATGGTAGTGATATTGAAGCAATTCAAGTTTCAATCCCCACTCTCCCTGAACAAGAAGCCATCGGTTCTTTCTTCCAAGACCTAGACAAGGCCATTGCCAAGCAAGAGGAAAAAGTCAACCAGCTCAAAGAAAGTAAACAAACCCTACTCAGAAAAATGTTTATCTAA
- a CDS encoding Fic family protein: protein MNYRELRKIYYSHRDQYEEEYQLRLQGYSSIRTSLYPHLMQRDTVKTSQYPLFVTLHLGISQLMETISQQSQRISEIADTLPKIAHDQFYKEQLYQSIISTNEIEGIHTTRKELVDVEKLLEEDPYKTEQIKHLSTLRMYQQILKDEFLQIQALEDIRKIYDQLTQGEISQEDELDGELFRQKSVFIQDDKTGKVIYIPPQKEEQIQVMLTEWIRFINDHSIPNLVKACAGHYFFENIHPFYDGNGRTGRYILAKYLSRKLDKFSGLVLSQQINHHKQDYYKAFRNTGDHLNRADATFFVETLLTFIKEGQENIIQTLLEKQEQLHRYKVKIEQTEGLEEVEKYILFLLAQSKLFVDDKRDGIEDRSIIQLANQSNHHYSKKKVKDAFLHLEDRGILTLISRKPSQHYLSDHF from the coding sequence ATGAACTATAGAGAACTTAGAAAAATCTACTACAGTCATCGTGACCAATATGAGGAAGAGTATCAATTACGCTTACAGGGATACAGCTCCATTAGGACATCTCTTTATCCTCATTTAATGCAACGCGATACTGTCAAAACAAGTCAATACCCTTTATTTGTAACCCTACATCTTGGGATTTCCCAACTAATGGAAACTATCTCACAGCAGTCTCAACGAATTAGCGAAATAGCTGATACCCTCCCTAAGATTGCCCACGATCAGTTTTATAAAGAACAACTCTACCAATCGATTATTTCCACAAATGAAATCGAAGGTATCCATACAACTCGTAAAGAGTTGGTCGATGTAGAGAAACTCCTAGAGGAAGACCCCTATAAGACCGAACAAATCAAACATCTTTCCACCTTGCGAATGTACCAACAAATCCTTAAGGATGAATTTCTACAAATCCAAGCTCTTGAAGATATCAGAAAGATTTATGACCAATTAACACAGGGAGAAATCTCGCAAGAGGATGAACTCGATGGAGAGCTTTTTAGGCAGAAATCGGTCTTTATCCAAGACGACAAGACTGGCAAAGTCATCTATATCCCACCTCAAAAGGAGGAACAGATTCAGGTCATGCTGACAGAGTGGATTCGTTTTATAAACGACCATTCTATCCCAAACCTTGTCAAGGCTTGTGCTGGACACTATTTTTTTGAAAATATACATCCCTTCTATGACGGTAACGGTCGGACAGGACGCTATATCCTTGCCAAGTACTTGTCTAGAAAACTCGATAAATTCTCAGGTCTGGTTTTGTCCCAACAAATCAATCACCATAAGCAAGACTACTATAAGGCTTTTAGGAATACTGGTGATCATCTCAACCGTGCCGATGCTACCTTCTTCGTTGAAACCTTGTTGACTTTTATCAAGGAAGGGCAGGAAAATATTATCCAAACCCTCCTTGAAAAACAAGAACAACTGCATCGCTATAAAGTTAAGATAGAGCAAACAGAAGGGCTGGAGGAAGTCGAGAAATACATCTTGTTTCTCCTCGCTCAGTCCAAGCTCTTTGTCGATGATAAGAGAGATGGCATAGAAGATAGAAGTATCATCCAACTGGCCAATCAGTCCAACCATCATTACTCTAAGAAAAAGGTCAAGGATGCTTTCTTGCACCTTGAAGATAGGGGAATTTTGACCCTAATTAGTCGAAAACCTTCCCAACATTATCTTTCTGACCATTTTTAA
- a CDS encoding type I restriction endonuclease subunit R, whose translation MNMIYTLSKELEQELIVSAPELQPSYAAIVEYLEAINQKEASGSNSQELQNQLTIQLRRLEDLVQGYIQIKKNPHHYLDADKDLTAAYQAIKGTEQELLKKLQHLNQAALQDFHISQRLSPKDETAIPVAGKAKTKQELAIERDLINQLTKGESQWVYRPELNTEDLLWGNFFAKLEANNVRILQDHPLTNSEKNQIKNQLNFVNFYEAAKWIAGENGIAKVQVQREDASLGTIRLEVLWRNNVAGGKSSYEVVNQVITGGEGIRQRRGDVTLLINGLPMIQIELKSRSHPYMDAFRQIKKYDQEGQFRGIFSSLQMFVVSNVTDTRYIAAAKANKLNERFLTKWVDSENRPQPQLFDFAESVLSIPRAHEMVMQYSVIDDDKKALILLRPYQVHAIEAIREASRKRQSGYIWHTTGSGKTLTSYKVSRNLLQIPSIEKTIFVIDRTDLDQQTTSSFQSYAENDMIDIDETDDTQELVKNLASDDRRVVVTTIQKINAMIRQFDEGRHQKVYNRIKQLKLAFVVDECHRAVTPERQRHLEHFFTNSLWYGFTGTPIFTENKREQKGDLAQTTEEQYGDCLHQYTVKEAIHDKAVLGFNVEYQTTMPGWAEEEIDEERYDDEGHMLAVLDAILNRSRRKLGFQNGVGKTYEAILTVKSIARAQAYYNLIKQVKNGEKSLSISENVKKVLPDFPKVAITYSVTENEADSYVNQAYMEESLEDYNAMFGTHFSLATIASYNSDLNDRLARKKERFAFREEQLDLVIVVDRLLTGFDAPCLSTLFMDRQPMKPQHIIQAFSRTNRLFDEAKKFGQIVTFQTPDRFKEKVDEALSLYSNGGETSVLAPEWQEEKAKFLEKVHQLLAIAPSPEQVPDLDTATDAELKRFAKAFQEFDKLLSSIQVYSDYDENVILREIGLSLEDIENFAGQYHNVIEELRRRRKEDQEDEGVLLDIEYELESIRTDEINYHYILSLIQALIENRENLIGKKEKSLVDNYIEDLNKSNTKLSNLISNLWQDVQADAKSYQGQSIIHKLDEMIELTTQKKIRETADYWQIGEDELQFVVDNYRIGRDKQNGEKAITESQDYLAYKEAHGDKALPKLKYKKALKEDYMRMISEDILPLRGR comes from the coding sequence ATGAACATGATTTACACCTTATCAAAAGAATTAGAACAAGAGCTCATCGTTTCAGCACCTGAGTTACAGCCTAGTTATGCTGCCATCGTAGAATACCTAGAAGCTATCAACCAGAAAGAAGCATCTGGAAGCAATTCTCAGGAACTCCAGAACCAGCTTACTATTCAGCTGCGACGTTTAGAAGATTTGGTGCAGGGCTATATCCAAATAAAGAAGAACCCGCATCACTACCTAGATGCAGATAAAGATTTGACAGCAGCCTATCAAGCCATAAAAGGGACGGAGCAAGAACTTCTCAAAAAATTGCAACATCTCAATCAAGCAGCCTTGCAGGATTTCCATATCAGTCAGAGACTCTCTCCTAAAGACGAGACAGCTATCCCTGTAGCAGGCAAAGCCAAAACCAAACAGGAATTGGCTATCGAGCGAGACTTGATCAACCAGCTGACAAAAGGAGAAAGTCAATGGGTGTATCGACCTGAGTTGAATACAGAAGACCTCCTATGGGGAAACTTTTTTGCCAAGTTGGAAGCTAATAATGTCCGCATTTTGCAAGACCATCCCCTTACAAATTCAGAGAAAAATCAAATCAAAAACCAGCTCAATTTCGTCAACTTCTATGAAGCAGCCAAGTGGATAGCAGGGGAAAATGGCATTGCCAAGGTGCAGGTTCAACGTGAAGACGCCAGTCTAGGGACCATTCGCTTGGAAGTCTTGTGGAGAAACAATGTCGCTGGTGGCAAATCGAGTTATGAGGTTGTCAACCAAGTCATCACAGGCGGAGAAGGGATTCGCCAGCGCCGTGGGGATGTGACTTTGTTAATCAATGGTCTGCCCATGATTCAAATTGAACTAAAAAGCCGTTCTCATCCTTACATGGATGCCTTCCGTCAGATTAAGAAATACGATCAAGAAGGACAGTTCAGAGGCATTTTTTCAAGTCTTCAGATGTTTGTCGTCTCTAATGTCACAGACACTCGCTACATCGCAGCTGCCAAAGCCAACAAGCTAAATGAACGCTTCTTGACCAAGTGGGTGGATAGTGAAAATCGCCCCCAACCTCAACTATTTGACTTTGCTGAGTCTGTCTTGTCGATACCGAGAGCCCACGAGATGGTCATGCAGTATTCTGTCATCGATGATGACAAGAAGGCCTTGATTTTATTGCGCCCCTATCAGGTTCATGCTATTGAAGCTATCCGTGAAGCCAGTCGCAAGCGTCAGTCGGGCTATATTTGGCATACGACTGGTTCAGGAAAGACCCTGACCTCCTATAAGGTTTCGCGCAATCTGCTTCAGATTCCATCCATTGAAAAGACAATCTTTGTGATTGATAGGACAGACCTCGACCAGCAGACGACCAGTTCTTTTCAGTCTTACGCAGAGAATGATATGATCGATATCGACGAGACCGATGATACACAGGAATTGGTTAAAAATCTGGCTTCTGATGACCGTCGTGTCGTTGTGACGACCATACAGAAAATCAATGCTATGATTCGTCAGTTTGATGAAGGGCGTCACCAAAAGGTCTACAATCGTATCAAGCAACTCAAACTAGCCTTTGTCGTTGATGAATGCCATCGCGCAGTGACTCCTGAACGCCAGCGCCACCTAGAGCACTTCTTTACAAATTCTCTCTGGTATGGGTTTACAGGGACTCCTATCTTTACAGAAAATAAGCGTGAACAAAAAGGAGACCTTGCTCAGACGACCGAAGAGCAGTACGGTGATTGCCTCCACCAATATACCGTCAAAGAAGCTATTCATGACAAGGCGGTTCTTGGCTTTAATGTGGAGTATCAGACAACCATGCCTGGTTGGGCAGAAGAAGAGATTGACGAGGAGCGTTATGATGACGAAGGCCACATGCTTGCGGTTTTAGATGCCATTCTCAATCGCTCAAGACGCAAACTCGGTTTCCAAAATGGGGTAGGGAAAACCTACGAAGCCATTTTGACCGTCAAAAGCATTGCCCGTGCGCAGGCCTATTATAACCTGATTAAGCAAGTCAAAAATGGGGAGAAGTCTCTAAGTATCTCGGAAAATGTTAAAAAGGTCTTGCCAGACTTTCCTAAGGTTGCCATTACCTATTCTGTAACAGAAAATGAAGCAGACTCCTATGTCAACCAAGCCTATATGGAGGAGAGTTTAGAAGACTATAATGCCATGTTTGGCACCCACTTTAGCCTAGCCACCATTGCTTCCTACAATAGTGATCTCAACGACCGTCTGGCCCGTAAGAAAGAACGCTTTGCCTTCCGTGAGGAACAGTTGGACCTGGTTATCGTTGTGGATCGCTTGTTGACAGGCTTTGATGCCCCTTGCCTATCGACCCTGTTCATGGATCGTCAGCCCATGAAACCCCAGCATATCATTCAGGCCTTTTCACGAACCAATCGCCTCTTTGATGAAGCTAAGAAATTCGGCCAAATCGTTACCTTCCAAACGCCTGACCGCTTTAAAGAAAAAGTGGATGAGGCTCTGAGCCTCTACTCAAATGGTGGCGAAACCAGTGTCTTAGCCCCAGAATGGCAGGAGGAAAAGGCCAAGTTTCTGGAGAAGGTTCATCAACTATTAGCCATCGCTCCAAGTCCAGAGCAGGTGCCAGATTTGGATACAGCGACAGATGCAGAATTAAAACGCTTTGCCAAGGCTTTCCAAGAATTTGACAAGCTTCTATCCTCTATACAAGTCTATTCTGACTATGATGAGAACGTCATTCTCAGAGAGATTGGTCTCAGCTTAGAAGACATCGAGAACTTTGCTGGCCAATATCACAATGTCATCGAAGAGCTTCGCAGACGCAGAAAAGAAGACCAAGAAGATGAAGGTGTGCTGCTGGATATAGAGTATGAGCTCGAATCTATCCGCACTGACGAGATAAACTATCACTATATCCTCTCTCTCATCCAAGCTCTGATTGAAAATCGGGAAAACCTCATTGGTAAAAAGGAAAAGAGTCTGGTAGATAACTATATCGAAGATTTGAACAAATCCAATACCAAGTTATCCAACCTCATCTCCAACCTCTGGCAGGATGTCCAAGCTGATGCTAAGAGCTATCAGGGGCAGTCTATCATCCATAAGTTGGATGAGATGATTGAGCTAACAACCCAGAAAAAGATTCGTGAAACGGCAGATTATTGGCAGATAGGAGAGGATGAACTCCAGTTTGTAGTGGACAACTACCGCATTGGACGCGACAAGCAAAATGGCGAAAAAGCCATCACAGAATCTCAGGACTATCTGGCCTATAAGGAAGCCCACGGAGACAAAGCACTACCAAAACTCAAATACAAAAAAGCCCTCAAAGAGGACTATATGCGCATGATTTCAGAGGATATCTTACCGTTAAGGGGGAGATAG